The following are encoded together in the Wolbachia endosymbiont (group E) of Neria commutata genome:
- the lepA gene encoding translation elongation factor 4 encodes MKNIRNFAIIAHIDHGKSTLADRLIEKCNGLEAREMTNQILDSMDIERERGITIKAQTVRLNYIASDGNQYCLNLMDTPGHVDFSYEVSRSLAACEGSLLVVDSSQGVEAQTLANVYKAIDNNHEIIVVLNKVDLPAADPEKVKIQIEEVIAIDASEAVLISAKTGLGIKDVLEAIVAKLPAPKGDPNAPLQAILVDSWYDTYLGVVILVRIKNGVLKKGMRIVMMSNNATYQVDNIGIFTPKKVMTGELSAGEVGFITASMKEVADCKVGDTITEEKRPCSAALPGFKEVHPVVFCSIFPNKTDDFKYLREALEKLHLNDASFTFEAETSNALGYGFRCGFLGMLHLEVVQERLEREFDLDLTATAPSVIYRVTVHSGEVLNIHNPSDMPDPTKIEMVEEPWITATIMVPDQYLGEIISLCEERRGEQEDLSYVGNTTTALLKYKLPLSEVVFDFYDRLKSISKGYASLDWEISSYQESQIDKLSFLINGEPVDALACIVHKSRAEKRGREICARLQDLIPRQQYKIAIQAAVGGKIIARETINPYRKDVTAKLYGGDVTRRMKLLEKQKKGKKRMHSVGNVNIPQNAFIQALKLSD; translated from the coding sequence ATGAAGAATATAAGGAATTTTGCAATAATAGCACATATAGATCATGGTAAATCAACACTTGCTGATCGTTTGATAGAAAAATGTAACGGTCTTGAAGCAAGAGAGATGACAAATCAGATACTTGATTCGATGGATATAGAGCGTGAACGTGGAATTACAATTAAGGCGCAAACAGTACGGCTCAATTATATAGCAAGTGACGGCAACCAATATTGCTTAAACCTTATGGATACTCCAGGACATGTTGATTTCTCATATGAAGTAAGTCGCAGTTTAGCTGCGTGCGAAGGTTCACTTTTAGTGGTGGATAGCAGTCAAGGTGTTGAGGCACAGACTCTTGCAAATGTATATAAGGCAATTGACAACAATCATGAAATAATAGTTGTACTTAACAAAGTTGACCTGCCTGCTGCGGATCCAGAGAAGGTAAAGATTCAGATCGAAGAGGTAATCGCTATTGATGCAAGCGAGGCGGTTTTAATATCAGCCAAAACTGGGCTTGGGATAAAGGATGTGCTTGAAGCTATAGTAGCAAAACTTCCAGCTCCAAAAGGTGATCCAAATGCACCACTGCAAGCAATTTTGGTTGATAGTTGGTACGATACTTACTTGGGAGTAGTAATTTTAGTGCGAATTAAAAATGGAGTGCTAAAAAAAGGTATGAGAATTGTTATGATGTCCAACAATGCTACATATCAGGTTGATAACATCGGTATTTTTACTCCTAAAAAAGTAATGACTGGTGAGCTTTCAGCAGGTGAAGTTGGCTTCATTACTGCTTCGATGAAGGAGGTAGCAGACTGCAAAGTTGGTGACACTATCACTGAAGAAAAAAGGCCTTGTAGCGCAGCATTACCTGGATTTAAAGAAGTTCATCCTGTGGTATTTTGTAGTATTTTCCCGAATAAAACAGACGATTTTAAATATTTAAGAGAAGCACTGGAAAAATTACATTTGAATGACGCTAGTTTTACCTTTGAAGCTGAAACGTCAAATGCGCTTGGCTATGGGTTTCGCTGTGGTTTTTTGGGAATGCTGCACTTAGAGGTTGTTCAAGAAAGGCTTGAGAGAGAATTTGATTTGGATCTAACAGCAACTGCACCGAGCGTTATATACAGAGTGACAGTGCACAGTGGCGAAGTTCTTAACATTCACAATCCAAGCGACATGCCAGATCCAACTAAGATTGAAATGGTGGAAGAGCCATGGATTACTGCAACCATAATGGTTCCTGATCAATACTTAGGTGAAATCATATCTTTATGTGAAGAAAGAAGAGGAGAGCAGGAAGATTTATCATATGTTGGTAATACGACAACAGCGCTCTTAAAATATAAATTACCACTGTCCGAAGTTGTCTTCGATTTTTATGATCGATTAAAATCAATTTCCAAGGGATATGCAAGTTTAGATTGGGAAATCTCTAGCTATCAAGAAAGTCAAATAGATAAGTTAAGCTTTTTAATTAATGGAGAACCTGTTGATGCACTGGCTTGCATCGTTCATAAGAGCAGAGCAGAAAAAAGAGGTCGTGAAATCTGTGCGCGTTTGCAGGATTTAATACCACGTCAGCAATATAAAATTGCAATTCAAGCAGCAGTTGGTGGCAAAATTATTGCCAGAGAAACAATTAATCCATATAGAAAAGATGTGACAGCTAAACTTTATGGTGGTGATGTGACACGAAGAATGAAACTACTAGAAAAGCAAAAAAAGGGTAAAAAGAGAATGCACTCTGTAGGAAATGTAAACATTCCACAGAATGCCTTTATTCAAGCTCTGAAGTTAAGCGACTGA
- a CDS encoding glycoside hydrolase family 3 N-terminal domain-containing protein, translating into MENGRIFSIFALRKLNREWILIMIKNFFQIILILVVFLFIIVGFYKFINYRKENISEVGLRHKIGQMLMIGFEGKELNPEDPIVQAILAQQIGGVILFDKNKEKNNFDKNIESPEQVKRLTQQLQVYTKQAALNNKNDLFPLLIEIDYEGGMVERLKPRYGFPKTLSAADIGRGTDEQASKYAHQMADIVKQVGINFNFAPVLDVNVNPENPVIGVLGYWGIGA; encoded by the coding sequence ATGGAGAATGGAAGAATTTTTAGCATATTTGCGTTAAGAAAATTAAATAGGGAGTGGATATTGATTATGATAAAGAATTTTTTTCAAATAATTTTAATCTTAGTTGTCTTTTTATTTATTATTGTTGGTTTTTATAAATTTATCAATTACAGAAAAGAAAATATAAGTGAAGTTGGGCTTAGACATAAGATAGGTCAGATGTTAATGATTGGATTTGAAGGAAAAGAACTAAATCCTGAAGATCCTATTGTTCAAGCAATCTTGGCTCAACAAATAGGGGGTGTTATTTTATTTGACAAAAATAAAGAAAAAAATAACTTTGATAAAAATATTGAAAGCCCTGAGCAAGTTAAACGTCTCACTCAGCAGCTGCAAGTTTATACTAAGCAAGCAGCACTAAACAATAAAAATGACCTTTTTCCTCTTCTTATAGAAATAGATTACGAGGGTGGAATGGTTGAACGTTTAAAGCCTAGATACGGCTTTCCGAAAACCCTATCTGCAGCGGATATTGGTCGTGGTACGGATGAGCAAGCGAGTAAATATGCACACCAAATGGCTGATATAGTAAAACAAGTAGGAATTAATTTTAATTTTGCTCCTGTGTTAGATGTTAATGTTAATCCAGAAAATCCTGTTATTGGGGTATTGGGGTATTGGGGTATTGGGGCGTAG
- a CDS encoding glycoside hydrolase family 3 N-terminal domain-containing protein — protein MGRSFSSDPEKVAHYTSIFSKAYKEKGILCAYKHFPGHGSSTGDTHEGFVDVTKTWKAYELIPYKTLITQPEGCPVIMTAHVVNTNIDSSGLPSTLSYEIITKLLRQKLNFNRPPAKR, from the coding sequence TTGGGGCGTAGTTTCTCTAGTGATCCAGAAAAGGTTGCACATTATACTTCAATATTTTCCAAGGCATATAAGGAAAAGGGAATACTCTGCGCTTATAAGCATTTTCCAGGCCATGGAAGTTCCACTGGAGATACCCATGAGGGGTTTGTTGATGTTACAAAAACCTGGAAAGCATACGAATTAATCCCATATAAAACGTTGATAACACAACCGGAAGGCTGTCCTGTTATCATGACAGCACATGTAGTCAATACTAATATTGATAGTAGTGGGCTACCTTCTACTCTTTCTTACGAAATTATAACAAAATTACTACGTCAAAAGCTGAACTTCAATAGACCCCCTGCGAAAAGGTAG
- a CDS encoding glycoside hydrolase family 3 N-terminal domain-containing protein, with protein sequence MVITDDMQMRAISDQYGLANAIKLAINAGVDILLFGNRLISITQNPKQLIDIIYNSIQLGEISEKRINEAYQRIMKLKAQIKKNMYNN encoded by the coding sequence GTGGTTATAACAGATGATATGCAAATGAGAGCGATTAGTGATCAATACGGATTGGCAAATGCTATTAAATTAGCTATTAATGCTGGTGTGGATATATTGCTATTTGGTAACCGACTGATTTCTATCACGCAAAATCCAAAACAGCTTATTGATATTATTTACAACAGTATCCAATTAGGCGAAATCTCAGAAAAACGAATTAATGAAGCCTATCAGCGCATTATGAAATTAAAAGCACAGATTAAGAAAAATATGTATAATAATTAG
- a CDS encoding rhodanese-related sulfurtransferase, whose translation MSFIIATFYQFVELSNYYDMKDEIKAACDDVELKGTILLAEEGINATVSGKRSAINRIFGFLHSDNRLKDLAWKESTAEYQPFSKMKVRLKREIVNLGVSNLDLSLRGKYVEPEHWDDFTSQSDVLVIDARNEYEVKLGKFKNAINPNIQCFRDFPQWAESFSESKDLKVAMYCTGGIRCEKSISYMKNLGFNNIYHLKGGILSYLERTHNKNSNWKGECFVFDDRVAVDNSLTPSNEIKCIFCSSQVSTDELKSVPRGQVVCHNCKCNIVSN comes from the coding sequence ATGAGCTTCATCATTGCAACTTTCTACCAATTTGTAGAGCTTTCTAACTATTATGACATGAAAGACGAGATAAAAGCTGCGTGTGATGATGTGGAATTAAAAGGCACTATCCTCCTTGCAGAAGAAGGTATTAATGCAACTGTATCCGGCAAAAGAAGTGCAATTAATAGAATATTTGGCTTTCTACATTCTGATAACAGGTTGAAAGATCTTGCATGGAAGGAAAGTACAGCAGAGTATCAACCATTCAGCAAGATGAAGGTGAGATTAAAAAGAGAGATTGTCAACCTTGGTGTGAGCAATCTTGATCTTTCTCTAAGAGGCAAGTATGTTGAACCAGAACATTGGGATGATTTTACTTCTCAATCTGACGTTCTAGTAATAGACGCACGAAATGAGTACGAAGTGAAGCTCGGAAAATTTAAAAATGCAATTAATCCAAATATTCAGTGTTTTCGCGACTTTCCTCAGTGGGCAGAGTCATTTTCTGAAAGTAAAGACCTAAAAGTTGCCATGTATTGCACTGGAGGAATTAGGTGTGAAAAATCAATATCATATATGAAAAATCTTGGATTTAACAATATTTATCACCTTAAAGGCGGCATCCTTTCTTACCTTGAAAGAACTCATAATAAAAATAGTAATTGGAAAGGTGAATGTTTTGTCTTTGATGATAGAGTTGCTGTTGATAATTCACTCACTCCAAGCAACGAGATAAAATGCATATTCTGTTCCAGCCAAGTTTCAACGGATGAACTGAAGTCAGTTCCACGTGGACAGGTAGTTTGCCACAACTGTAAATGCAACATAGTTTCCAATTGA
- the gltX gene encoding glutamate--tRNA ligase, translating to MLTRFAPSPTGYLHVGNIRTALVCWLYARNKSGKFLLRLDDTDLERSDIKYIDNIIQDLKWIGIDWHSSFKQSERFQRYHEVFLQLIKEGHVYVCYETREELDIKRKLQLKQGLPPVYDRGALLLTEQDKIHYEKEGREPHFRFKLNRDQVVKWNDEVKGEINISTSSISDPVVKREDGNYTYMLPSVIDDIDFNVTHVVRGEDHLTNTAVQIQMMRALKAKIPIFAHLSLLHFDDNKISKRIGGLDIKSIKEDEIEPMALSSYLVKLGTSDSIEAHINMQSLIDSFDIKKFSSASTQFNLGEVHKLNSKILQQMSFEMVKERLAQVGVDSSEFWYFIRNNIERFSEVAEWWQICKSNIEPVILSKELIKIALSTLPEGDCDENTLPTWVKTIRDGLDIKAKDLFMQLRLVLTGREIGPELAKLLIFIGKENIVRRLKGK from the coding sequence ATGTTAACAAGATTTGCCCCAAGTCCAACTGGTTATCTCCATGTCGGAAATATTCGTACTGCTTTAGTTTGCTGGCTATATGCGCGTAATAAAAGTGGAAAATTTTTGCTGCGTTTGGATGACACTGATCTTGAGCGTTCGGATATTAAGTACATAGATAATATAATACAAGATTTGAAATGGATTGGTATAGATTGGCATTCAAGCTTTAAGCAATCAGAGCGCTTCCAGCGTTATCATGAAGTATTTTTACAATTAATAAAAGAAGGGCATGTTTATGTGTGTTATGAAACAAGAGAAGAGTTAGACATTAAACGAAAATTGCAGTTAAAACAAGGGTTGCCTCCGGTCTATGATAGGGGTGCATTGCTTCTAACTGAGCAAGACAAAATTCATTATGAAAAAGAGGGGCGAGAGCCACATTTTAGATTTAAATTAAACAGAGACCAAGTTGTAAAATGGAATGATGAAGTTAAAGGTGAAATAAATATTTCAACCAGTAGCATTAGTGATCCCGTAGTGAAACGCGAAGATGGAAATTATACATATATGCTACCTTCTGTAATTGATGACATTGATTTTAACGTAACACATGTTGTGCGTGGAGAAGATCATTTGACTAATACCGCTGTACAGATCCAAATGATGCGAGCATTGAAAGCGAAAATTCCTATTTTTGCTCATCTTTCCCTGCTGCATTTTGATGATAATAAGATATCTAAGCGAATTGGAGGTCTGGATATCAAATCCATAAAGGAGGATGAAATTGAACCAATGGCGCTGAGTAGTTATTTAGTGAAGCTTGGAACATCAGATTCGATTGAAGCTCATATTAATATGCAATCTTTGATTGATTCATTTGATATTAAAAAATTTAGTTCAGCGTCTACACAATTTAACTTGGGTGAAGTGCATAAGTTAAATAGCAAAATTTTACAGCAAATGTCATTTGAAATGGTAAAAGAACGCTTAGCTCAAGTCGGAGTGGATTCTTCAGAGTTTTGGTATTTTATAAGGAACAACATAGAAAGATTTTCTGAAGTGGCTGAGTGGTGGCAAATATGCAAATCCAATATAGAGCCTGTAATTCTGAGTAAAGAGCTTATAAAAATTGCGCTGAGTACCTTACCTGAAGGAGACTGCGATGAAAACACATTGCCTACATGGGTAAAAACTATTAGAGATGGTCTGGATATAAAGGCAAAAGACCTATTTATGCAGCTACGTTTAGTCTTAACAGGCAGGGAAATTGGCCCAGAGCTTGCTAAATTATTAATTTTTATCGGTAAAGAAAACATCGTAAGAAGACTAAAAGGAAAGTGA
- a CDS encoding citrate synthase: MDKKAFLELSDGSKIELPVLSGTTGPDVLNIKDLYKTTGLFTYDPGFVSTASCSSQITFIDGDKGILKYRGHDIADLAENNNFTAVIYLLLYGELPSSEQHKNFLLKIQDLSKVSEQVVNVIKAFPSTAHPMSILIACFASLAASYHEEYGNNVNDKNLDFGISAIAQVPAIVAMIYRHIDGQEFINANSGLSYSENFLRMMFGNAVNSDKSALFAKALDKIFTLHADHEQNASTAAVRLSGSAGSNLFACLSAGVVTLWGPAHGGANEAVINMLKEIEQSRDVDKFIERAKDDKDPFKLMGFGHRVYKNYDPRARILKDGCHEVLSKLEQGNGLLEIAKKLEEIALKDEYFTQRKLYPNVDFYSGIIMNAINIPSRMFTPIFALARTTGWVAQWYEMVNDKETKICRPRQLYVGKHSTSQSE; this comes from the coding sequence ATGGATAAGAAAGCGTTTTTAGAACTAAGCGATGGATCAAAAATTGAGCTTCCCGTATTGAGCGGAACAACAGGCCCTGATGTGCTGAATATTAAAGATTTGTATAAGACAACAGGATTATTTACTTATGACCCAGGATTTGTTTCCACAGCTTCATGTTCTTCCCAAATTACATTTATTGATGGAGATAAGGGAATTCTTAAATATAGAGGACATGATATAGCTGATTTAGCAGAGAATAATAATTTTACAGCTGTAATTTACTTATTACTCTATGGTGAATTACCCAGTTCAGAGCAACACAAAAATTTTCTTTTAAAAATACAAGATTTATCAAAAGTATCAGAGCAAGTTGTAAACGTCATTAAAGCGTTTCCAAGCACCGCTCACCCTATGTCGATTTTAATTGCATGTTTTGCAAGTTTGGCAGCATCTTACCATGAAGAATATGGAAACAATGTCAATGATAAAAATTTAGATTTTGGGATTTCTGCAATAGCACAAGTTCCTGCTATTGTTGCAATGATCTATAGGCACATTGATGGACAAGAATTTATAAATGCAAATAGTGGGCTCAGCTACAGTGAAAATTTTTTAAGGATGATGTTCGGCAATGCTGTGAATAGCGACAAAAGTGCTCTATTTGCAAAAGCTCTGGATAAGATTTTTACTCTCCATGCTGATCATGAACAAAACGCTTCTACAGCTGCGGTTAGGCTTTCAGGGTCAGCTGGCTCTAATTTATTCGCCTGTCTTTCTGCTGGAGTGGTTACACTTTGGGGACCAGCGCATGGTGGAGCTAATGAAGCAGTGATAAACATGCTAAAAGAAATAGAACAAAGTAGAGATGTTGACAAATTTATTGAAAGAGCTAAAGATGATAAAGATCCATTTAAATTAATGGGATTTGGGCATCGTGTCTATAAGAATTACGATCCGCGTGCGCGCATATTGAAAGACGGCTGTCATGAGGTTTTAAGTAAATTAGAACAAGGCAATGGACTGCTCGAGATTGCAAAAAAATTGGAAGAAATAGCTTTAAAAGATGAATACTTTACCCAGCGCAAATTATATCCAAATGTTGATTTTTATTCAGGCATCATAATGAATGCTATTAATATCCCTTCAAGGATGTTTACTCCTATTTTTGCACTTGCAAGAACCACCGGTTGGGTAGCTCAGTGGTACGAAATGGTAAATGATAAAGAAACAAAAATCTGCAGACCAAGACAACTCTATGTGGGTAAGCATAGCACTTCTCAAAGTGAATGA
- the rpsT gene encoding 30S ribosomal protein S20: MANHKSAKKMIKVIAKRTLINKMRKNKTRTAIRKLVDIIKAGDKENVVLAFRDAESNLHKCVNKGVYHRNTAARKISRLNAKVKALMTA, translated from the coding sequence ATGGCAAATCATAAAAGTGCTAAAAAAATGATAAAAGTAATAGCAAAGCGTACTTTGATAAACAAGATGCGTAAAAATAAAACTCGTACTGCTATTAGAAAGCTAGTTGATATAATCAAGGCTGGTGATAAAGAGAATGTCGTTCTAGCATTTAGAGACGCTGAGTCTAATTTACATAAATGTGTCAACAAAGGTGTTTATCATAGAAACACTGCTGCGCGTAAAATAAGTCGCTTAAATGCAAAAGTAAAAGCATTAATGACGGCATAG
- the gatA gene encoding Asp-tRNA(Asn)/Glu-tRNA(Gln) amidotransferase subunit GatA gives MNELQKLSIAQMRDGLKKKNFSAVELIEAHINAVENEKLNAFITKTPEIAMKAAKAADEHFSKQNNDNLISPLMGIPVGVKDLFCTKGIKTTAASKMLENFLPTYESTVSNLLLRSGAVMLGKLNMDEFAMGSANTNSYFGPVENVWIRKSDGEKVVPGGSSGGSAAAVAGFLCAGTLGSDTGGSVRQPAAYCGVVGVKPTYGRCSRFGMIAFASSLDQAGVITRSVSGATLMLEAICGYDKKDSTSSERPVPKFSNFINSDIKGKRIGIPKEYRMDGISDEIILHWEKVASYLRENGAEVVEITLPHTKYAIPVYYLICSAETSSNLARYDGVRYGFRVDADTLEEMYSLTRAEGFGKEVKRRILIGSYALSSGHYNEYYEKAQCIRALIRNDFVKAFEKIDYILVPSAPTEAFGLNEKPDPLVMCINDVFTVPASLAGLPAISVPVGLSNEGLPLGLQIIGNYYDEAGILNVANVIEQHCGSIIEQNN, from the coding sequence ATGAATGAACTACAAAAATTAAGCATTGCGCAGATGCGTGATGGGCTCAAAAAAAAGAATTTTTCTGCTGTGGAACTTATAGAAGCGCATATCAATGCAGTTGAAAATGAAAAATTAAATGCGTTTATAACGAAAACTCCGGAAATAGCAATGAAAGCTGCAAAAGCTGCAGATGAGCACTTCTCTAAGCAAAATAATGATAATTTGATTTCACCACTCATGGGTATACCTGTTGGTGTTAAGGATTTATTCTGCACTAAAGGGATCAAAACAACAGCAGCTTCAAAAATGCTAGAAAATTTCCTACCAACTTATGAGTCTACGGTTTCTAATTTGCTTTTGCGAAGTGGGGCGGTCATGCTCGGCAAGCTTAATATGGATGAGTTTGCCATGGGTTCTGCAAATACAAATAGTTATTTTGGCCCTGTTGAAAATGTGTGGATAAGAAAAAGTGATGGAGAAAAAGTTGTACCTGGTGGATCATCTGGTGGTTCTGCTGCAGCTGTTGCAGGATTCTTGTGTGCTGGAACGCTCGGGAGTGATACTGGTGGTTCTGTACGTCAACCAGCAGCTTATTGTGGAGTAGTCGGAGTAAAGCCAACATATGGAAGATGTTCACGCTTTGGCATGATCGCATTTGCAAGTTCTCTGGATCAAGCAGGAGTGATTACACGTTCTGTTTCTGGTGCGACATTAATGCTGGAAGCAATCTGTGGCTATGATAAAAAAGATTCAACATCAAGTGAAAGGCCAGTACCTAAATTTTCTAATTTTATAAATAGCGATATCAAAGGTAAGCGTATTGGTATACCAAAAGAGTATAGAATGGATGGAATCTCAGATGAAATAATCCTTCATTGGGAAAAAGTTGCTTCTTATTTAAGAGAGAATGGTGCTGAGGTTGTCGAAATCACCCTGCCACATACCAAGTATGCAATACCAGTCTATTATTTAATTTGTTCTGCTGAAACTTCATCTAATCTTGCTCGTTATGATGGCGTGCGTTATGGATTCAGGGTTGATGCTGACACGCTTGAAGAAATGTATTCATTAACAAGGGCAGAAGGCTTTGGTAAAGAGGTGAAAAGAAGAATTTTAATTGGTTCTTATGCACTCTCTTCAGGTCATTACAATGAATATTACGAAAAAGCACAATGTATTAGAGCATTAATCAGAAATGATTTTGTAAAAGCGTTTGAAAAAATAGATTACATACTCGTTCCATCTGCTCCAACAGAAGCTTTTGGCTTAAATGAAAAACCAGATCCGCTTGTAATGTGCATTAATGATGTGTTTACTGTGCCGGCAAGTCTAGCTGGTTTACCTGCTATTTCCGTTCCTGTTGGGCTTTCTAATGAAGGTTTACCGCTTGGCTTACAAATAATTGGAAATTATTATGATGAAGCTGGAATTTTAAACGTAGCAAATGTGATAGAGCAACATTGTGGTAGCATAATAGAGCAGAATAATTGA
- a CDS encoding nucleoside deaminase — protein sequence MKLAIEQAKIAKKMDEVPIGAVVVSENNVVASGYNMTIMSNDPTAHAEILAIRQACKLLSTSKLCGSDMYVTLEPCPMCAQAISFARIRRLYFGAYNPKGGGVENGAKIFQFCNHVSEIYGGILEEECSFLLKNFFEGLRTCLENI from the coding sequence ATGAAACTCGCCATCGAGCAAGCTAAAATTGCGAAAAAAATGGATGAGGTTCCAATAGGAGCTGTAGTAGTAAGTGAGAATAATGTAGTTGCTTCTGGATACAACATGACTATCATGTCTAATGACCCAACTGCGCATGCGGAGATATTAGCAATCAGACAGGCATGTAAATTACTTTCAACTTCAAAGCTTTGTGGTTCTGACATGTATGTAACTTTAGAACCGTGCCCGATGTGTGCTCAAGCTATCTCCTTTGCAAGGATTAGACGATTATACTTCGGGGCTTATAACCCAAAAGGCGGTGGAGTTGAAAATGGTGCTAAAATATTTCAATTTTGCAATCATGTTTCTGAAATCTATGGTGGAATATTAGAAGAAGAATGCTCTTTCTTGCTAAAGAATTTTTTTGAAGGGTTAAGAACCTGTCTTGAAAACATTTAG
- a CDS encoding transposase family protein — translation MAISYVKIARTPYIFRQLTGLTTSEFEKIVAKVRPEWEKMEAKKKCHGRKSHVEELEDRILCVLIYYRTYITHPFLGFLFNLHNSNICRLLKKMEPLLAKKITIKKDRTLTPERILKILADVTEQPIKRPKDSKKRKKSYSGKKKTTTMKTEIVIEESGQILSVSKSHRGRMHDFRIRKQEKLLPKDSIKYADSGYQGWQKLQKNVVIPYKKYRKKPLTEEQKEHNRKLPSFRMRVENKIREINVFKIMSNIYRNFQKKYNMRFNIIAGIVNLRHSF, via the coding sequence ATGGCAATAAGTTACGTAAAAATAGCAAGAACACCATATATTTTTAGACAATTGACAGGGCTAACAACATCTGAATTTGAAAAAATTGTGGCAAAAGTGCGTCCAGAGTGGGAAAAAATGGAGGCGAAAAAGAAATGTCACGGAAGAAAATCGCATGTTGAGGAGCTAGAAGACAGGATTTTATGTGTTCTAATTTATTACAGAACGTACATAACGCATCCATTTTTAGGGTTTTTGTTTAATTTGCACAACTCAAATATTTGCCGACTTTTGAAGAAAATGGAGCCATTATTGGCCAAAAAAATTACTATAAAAAAGGATAGAACGCTGACGCCAGAAAGGATTTTAAAAATTTTAGCAGACGTCACGGAGCAACCGATAAAGCGGCCGAAAGACAGCAAAAAACGTAAGAAAAGTTACTCAGGAAAAAAGAAAACAACCACGATGAAAACCGAAATTGTGATTGAGGAAAGTGGACAAATTTTGTCGGTTTCAAAGTCACATCGAGGCCGAATGCATGATTTTCGCATAAGAAAACAGGAAAAATTGTTGCCCAAAGATAGCATAAAATATGCTGATTCTGGCTATCAAGGTTGGCAAAAACTGCAGAAAAACGTTGTGATTCCGTACAAAAAATACCGTAAAAAGCCACTAACGGAGGAGCAAAAGGAGCATAATCGGAAGCTGCCATCGTTCAGGATGCGTGTGGAAAATAAGATTCGCGAGATCAATGTTTTTAAGATTATGTCAAATATTTACAGAAATTTTCAGAAGAAATACAACATGAGATTTAATATTATTGCGGGTATTGTGAACTTGCGGCATAGTTTTTAA